The window AACGTTTCTTTCTATTAGCAACCTCATCAGGCTTAATtacttagtttttaaaaatctttgatgctaacgatttcaaatttaaaacaagaacaaaagctATATGATATAAATCAAGATCTTACCTTACGTTCCTTAACTCTTTCATAATGCTAAGGAACATAACATATTTGTCCCTTTGATCGTGAAACGTATCTTTCACTTCCGCAAGGAATGTTGCAGCATTATTCCTATTTTCTTGTCTACGCCTGCACCAATCGAGCTCTATAGTTAAAAAAAGCCGAtatcatcaaatccatatataacCAGTAAATACAGACTTTAACATGTTCCTACACACATGCAAATCAAGGAAAACCATAATTCACAAGACAAAATAAGAAGTCAGAGACACCAACATACTTCAAGACTAGGAAACTAACCCATACTTATGTCAAGAAcgaaatagaacaaaaaaaagttccgATGAACATTGATAAGGGAACTCACCTTTCGTTTGAAGCGTCCATTTTATCACCAGCTCGCCTCACTTGCTGccgaaataaaacaaaagatcaacAGTTAGAGATTACAAAAGGGCATGAATTAAACAGATGAAACAGTTCTTAGAAATGAGAGCATATCGAGAAGAAACACTTCCATATGACAGTCGGCTATACGTACATACTCAAGATAAATCTAGGCAGAGTCCACGAAGCGTTGCGACTTTGCGATGAGAATAGAGCATAATCACACAACACAAACGCATATAAAGAAAGGCGCCAAAAGGTATCGTCACTtcctaacttttttttggggCTGCAATAATCCtactattattaatattaattgtgAAGGACAAATAtaaaatcctactatattaattaagtgtaaaaaattattagCATACCATTGATCTTAAAAGCAAATGTTTAATATTTcagtaaaattaaatatataatttaagtattaagagtaataaaaattttgaaataaatattagtttataatataataattataaaccaataagaatttaaataagattttatatccaattatacaatatgattatttttaataattatttttggaagattttgttaagattttaaataatgacTATcctattatctttcttttatttcatttacaaatttttttgaattatcattttatatctaagtatacagtatgaatatttttaataactatatttcaatgattttattaagattttaaattatgattatcctataatctttacttttatttcatttacaaattgttttgaattatcattttatatctaagtatacaatatgattatttttaataactgtATTTGGAAAATTtggttaagattttaaattatgattatccTATTACCttacttttatttcatttataaattgttttgaattctcattttatatctaagtatacaatatgattatatttagtaactatatttggaagattttgttaagcttttaaattatgattatccTATTATCttacttttatttcatttacaaattgttttgaattattattttatatctaagtatacaatacgattatttttaataactatatgtggaagattttgttaagattttaaactataattctaatattatctttcttttatttcatttacaaattgttttgaattatcatataatacatcagattaataaatatgtagaattttttttctgcatatgttgtgatttgaaattttaaaatgaagatatattactcaatctatgaagaaaaaaatatgtttttaatgttccacatatataaactaatcattatttaaatatgtaatttaaatattagactaataaaatctttgaaataattattagtttttaaaaaattactttctCTCCCTAATTagttatggacgaaaattactaactaactttaaaaaaatgtaaaccaaTTAGAATtgaaaaactaagattttatatctaagtatacaatatgattatttttaataactatatttagaaaattttgttaagattttaaagtatgattctcttattatttttcttttatttcatttacaaattattttgaattatcattttatatcaaatattttgattattttaataactatatttgaaagattttaaattatgattctcctattatctttcttttatttcacttacaaattgttttgaattatcatataatacatttGTATAACTGTTTCTgcataatttgatttttttaaaattgaatatatattattcaatctatgaagaaaaaaatgtgtatttaaTGTTCCACAacggcgggttggtaaaactaaatttatgtgattgatgaagtaataaattttatttgctcacaattacaatattataattactactttaaaatatttcacaaaataatgatgcaaatacaactaacaataattaaaactgtaataaacagcagacaaattaaaatattgtaacattctaaaataattagtatctaaaaagatatatgtagatttatgaaacaattataatattaaaagtaaatactctctcaaacaataaattttaaaagaaatataacaataattttattattatattatagttttatgaaaaatgttACGAATTTCTTCTAGTAATTGTAATACTGTAGTTAATGAGTTTTTTTCCAACACTGTTATTAATGAGCTTTTAAAGTCAGAGTTTAGGCTTTATTAAGGAATTACCATTGACCTTAATGCACAAAGAGCAtctttattggtaggttctgatttttagggttcttacattttttagtattaaaaagtgtacttttataagataataaccttttgtttgttaattaaatttgtacTTCTCCAATGGTAATCTCTTAAAAGTGAGGTTcttaggttaaaaaaaaaaaattaatttttaaatgtttaaactatgaagattttattattgcattcataaacttttaaacatacaaaacagaAAAGCATATATAAATAGAAGCAGAAATCACAAATGGGGAAAAAGATTAGTTTTAATCTTGATCTGTGCCAAATTTTTGCCTTATatgctcaaccaaatcatctttcaattgttgatgttttatttgattacgAACTTCCTTCTGCTTGCTCAGTATGGTCATCATATTGCTGACATTTGAAGGTATATCTGAGTCCACATGTGAAGTTCTGTTTGCTTCTACTAGTTCGGTTGGATTTAACTGGTTTGTACCCATTTCGTTCGTGctctactatcatattgtgaAGTATGATACACACTCTCATAATCTTTCCAATTGTTTCCTTATCATGAATAAGAGCCGGATTTTTGACTACAGCGAAgtgagcttgcaagactccaaaagcaTGCTCGACATTCTTACGGATAGCTTTTTGACATGTAGCAAACAAGGATGCCTTTGGATATTGTGGGAGTTGAATAGATTGAATAAAAGTAGTTCATTTCGGATAAATACCATCGGtgagatagtaagccaaatgATACTCGCGGTCGTTGACAATGTAATTCACTTTTGGAGCATGACCTTGTAATATATCATCTAAAACTGGAGAGCGatcaagaacattgatatcgtttaatgtacctcGAGGTCCAAAAAACGTGTGCTATATCCACAGATCGTGTGACGCTATAGCCTCTACGTTCAAGATCTGGTGTGggttaatttctttattttattttttttaagtatcagATGATGAGCATTTGATACTCATATTCGTATATTCAAAATCTTATattcgtatatatattttgtgacatttttaTTTGACAAGTTGTTGCTTTAGCTATATGATGACTTTTgtcttttgaattattttcaCATATGttcttcatatatttttttcatatacaatctttaacaataaaaatattcataGCAGAAAAGTAATATTTAATCTTGATCAATATATTTTATCACCTAAATAATATCACCTCAGCCGAAGTAGTGATATGTACTTTATCAACTCAGTTATATATGTAAGGATCAGTTAGATAATTAATGATCTATTCCTATTTGTAAGGATGTTGATTAAAATCATATCTATGAGAAAATTTAAGTAAACGTTAAGaagataggaaaaaaaaaactttagtacAGTCAAAAGTTTCCTCATGGATTACAAAGCAACATACTCGATAAAACCATCAAGAACTGAATAGAGAGAGACtaatttgaagattttgaatGTCGCCATTTGTGCAAAAGCATGTATGCATGTGCCCTTCATGACCAGAAATTTCAATAGTGTCTTGCGGTGGACATAACtgagccttcttcttcattgtcatcctcatcatcaagAGGTATTTTATCCGCAGGTAGCAAAAATCCGTTAAGTCCGATGATTAAGTTTTTGTGTCCATTGAACACCTCCTTCACTCGAGCAACCACAGCAGGAAAATCAACcctgttctctctctttctgtaaGAAAGCTCACCATGTTTAATTAGTTTGAAATCTTTGATCCTTGACAAAATGCATTCAAATAAATTacacagaaagaaacaaaaaaaaaaagataataaaaatcaatatctTACTGTTCTTTCCACTCGTGCACTATCTTGAGGAAGGTTGAATATCTGTTACTTTGATCACGAAACGTCTCTCGCACTTCCAGAATGAATGACAAAGCTTCACTTAATGTTCTTGTTCTTACAGGCCTGTAGCAAACAAGCTCTAGTTACCAAGACAATTTACTTAAATCCATATAATTAACCCAAAgaccaaaacatatatattctgATACATGCACATCAAGAAAACCACAAGAGCCAAAAGAAGAACTCAGAGAGTGTCGCACGCATGTTCTGAGAACGTTATAAATACTCTTTAAACAAAGTAGACATCAAATTATTATTCATCATTTCGCGTCAATTACAATACACAATCCACCATCAACAACACAATTCAAGACTATAGGAAACCTAACCTAACCCCGTTGTTTTGTCAAGAACCAACTAGTTGAAGGGGAAACCCATATAAACTTAAAAGACTTGAAAGAGAAATAGAACAACAAAGTTACGATGAACTTTGAAAAGCGAACTCACTGTACGTTTGAAGCCACACTTGAATCACCAGTCCGATTCATCATTGCTGCCGGgataaacaaaagattaataattAGAGAGAGATTACAGGGATAGGGAATGAAACAAATCAAGTCAGATCTTTGAAATGAGATTAGAATGGAGAAGAAACACTTACATACACAAGAAAATTCTAGGCAGATCCGATGAAGCGTTGTGACCTATGTGAGGCTACGAGTGTACAGCAGAATCTCAACGTACAAGATATAAATAAAGGCGGCTAAAGATAGTGCCATCTCTTCGTAGGTTATTTGGGTCTATAACAATATTATAAATAGGCCCAAGGTTAGGCCTTATTTAAGTATTCATctgtctctttttctttgttttaaaattttaagttttgggttttgtgttttttaactatttttaacAGTATCAATAATGTACTGCAACAATATGCCGCCATTCAAAAAACAATATGCCGCCATTGACCCTTGTAGTCGTCGGACCACGATAAGTAACGAAATTAGCCTTAACAATCATCCGAACATTTTGAAATCTCTGAAAAAGAGTTTGATTAGCCACAAAACCACTTAGATCCAACGGTTCCTCCGTCGAAATGAGAGCAGATCGAGAGAAACACCTCCATATCACAGTCAGCACTATACGTACATACTCAAGATAAATATAGGCAGGGTCCATGAAGCGTTGCGACTTTGCGACGAGAATAGAGCATAATCACAGAAACACAACGCTTGCATGACGAacaatatactaaaaaaaacaagagatccCTAGAAAGAATCACTAGGGAAACGCTTTGGTGTTCTTTTTAGGCTTTATTTAGGTATTCATCTGgtttgttgctttgtttttgatttttaaattctggaattctttttttttatggtatcAGTCAGTTTATGAGCAAA is drawn from Camelina sativa cultivar DH55 chromosome 8, Cs, whole genome shotgun sequence and contains these coding sequences:
- the LOC104705778 gene encoding paired amphipathic helix protein Sin3-like 1, with product MMNRTGDSSVASNVQPVRTRTLSEALSFILEVRETFRDQSNRYSTFLKIVHEWKEQKRENRVDFPAVVARVKEVFNGHKNLIIGLNGFLLPADKIPLDDEDDNEEEGSVMSTARHY